The genomic interval TCTCATCTTTCGGTTTCTTTTCGACCGGTTTTTCTTTGGGGGGAAGCTTCGCGGCCTCGTTAACCTTCTGACATTTCTTGGGTACATCGCTCACCCTCAAAGGTCTATCGTAGATGCTCAAATTATTTACAACCTCATCGAGATTAGTCTGCTTCacttttttaatttccttttgttgTTTACTAATAACTGGACTCAATAAATCCCCTCGTTCTCctaaatctttattataacCTTGGCTTTCGAGATTCTTGTATACGTAATCCCATTCCTCCAACCGGGAATCTTTTTGTTCGGTTGTTGTTTCGTATTCGGTTTCGACTAATTTCTTAGCGGTTCTAGTTCTGGTATCCACTACATCATATGAAGAATTCGAGTTTGATTCAACTGGTATTAATGCTACATCTCCTGAATAAACGTTATTTACAGGAACGGGGACGTTGTATAAATAATCGTTATTAATACAATTATATGGAACTGTGTATATAGGATAACCCCCGTTTACCATATAATCTTGTTGTAGAGGAAGTCCTACGTGATGATGTGTACTAACTGGGGGGAAAGAATGATTCATGGGGACCATTGGAGAAATTAAAGGTGCTGGAATACTTTGACATCGAACCGATTGATAAACGTTGTGTTCTTGATACTGTCGTTGATGATGTCTACATTTTAGTGCGTTAGCACATTGTTCTGGGctacaaatatgattttttcgaaattctaaaACTTCTAACCACGATATTTTAAATGTTCTACACACTTCGTCCCATATCGCTTTTGATATCtgtaacataaataaaataacgataaaaatgatataaaaaaaaacatctaaaagACTTACCTGACATTCTACATAAGCTATTATACAATCCATTGATATAGCGGATACTCTATCAGGACAAACAGGAGCGTCGAGGATTAATAAACCTTCCCCGCAAGATTTGTAACCCATAgcttcaaacattttttctgcaCCAACCAAATTAGCTTCTACttgatgtttataaaaaccggAATAAGtctaaagaaatttttattaaaaacaaataatatacaaCGAAATATCTACTTACTTTCAATTGCCGATACTCTTTTCTCCATGGTTGTGCTAATAAATTACCAGCGTACATTTGTATAGCGTTAAAACCCATTGCTGCtttataatcttttttataaGCTGCCGAAAGTTCAAATACCTCACTAGTTTCGTGAAAACTGAATTTATTGTAATGCTCAGAAATACACAAAAAATCGTGAAtgtattctaaaataaataaacaaacaattaaagatacaaaacaaaaacgttAAACTAACCTTCTAATTTGtttctttgatatattttttcattgctttCCTCTAATTCAAGAAAACTCAAATGGCACCTTCCTATTTTTTGCCATAAATCTCTAAAACTGTTTTCTGGTAAACAGCAATTCTCCATTTTTACCATAGTATCGCGACAAAAGACGTTAAATTAAATCGTATTTACCACTACAGCGTTGAAATAGTTCTAATtccttataaaaaattcaacacaaATAATTGTCAACTaactaaatttatatattttcattggaaTCGTCTAGATACTGAAATAGAAACGTTCATTTTCTTTTTGACGTTTATGACAGTTTAACCTTAAAACCAAAACATCAAATTGTcaacacaaatcaaaattaCCAAGATCACTTTGAAACAAGGACGATCTACTTAACCAAATCTATTGAATTATATTCtgacataataatgaataatattttcttttcaattttatacGGTGAATAAAATCTTAATAGCTTCTCAAGTGTGAAAAAAAATGAGTACAACATGAGAAACGAACACAAAAAATATGAGTGgaacaatatatatatagaaaagtcgaaacgtcgaaatttatctttcttttaaaaactatcaaaaaaactaattttaaaacagaagagacctacctaaaatcaagaacatttagatgcattaatatatatatatatatattatatatatatatatatatatatatatatatatatatatatatatatatatatatatatatatatatatatatatatataaatcaagtAAAACAATAtacatagagttaatattagaTATGGAAAACTAATTGAAATGCATTCTAATTGATAGACTGAGAAAAAATATCGGTATACCACTTTTGATCTCTCTCTTTATTCTAATTAATTCGCTATGACAGCTTCGAGTAGTGGGAATGGCAAAGAAGATTAATGGCGAGTAAAGAGAGATGGCGAGTGGTATACCGATGCTTTTTCTCCCTTTCAATAGTATTCCATTTACATGCAGCTCTTTCTATCTTCAACATTAACTCTGGCGATATATCAactcaaaatattgttaatctGACCAAGTAGAGTTCTTGACTTTGAAGTACGTTCTATCGTATAATATGGGATGTGTGTTACtagattcaaatttttatcgaaatcaATATATTACGCTcgttaaattagtttttataccGATTTTATTCAAACTAactaaagtattttattatttggaatCACAATTGCATTGCAGAACGTACTTTACGTTGGTATCATTGATTGTCACTGTCAAACTATGTTAAACGTCAAATAATAAGaaagttaaatatatataaaatggtGGAAGTAATTATGGATTTGCtataatttagaattaaaataatgcaaatattcgaaaattgCGAATAGcacgtaatttttttattgtagaatcTGCATTTTTCCGTATCAAAAAATactcaaacaataaaaataattaacgatGACTGGTAAGTTGACGTTTTTATAATCTGATGCATGATGCCATTTTGACGTTTATAATTTCAGATTTGTTTGCGAAGGTTAACTGCACTTACTGTCAAGAAGAAATAAACACTGTTAGAGTGAAATGTTGTGTTTGTGTCGATTTTGATATATGTCTTCAGgtagatattatttattacaaaaataattccaTTTAAATTTCGAATGTCGTAACTTCTTTTCAGTGTTTCTCTGTCGGAGCTGAAATAGGACCCCATAGAAATGATCATGCATATAAGTTTGTCGATCATTGTGCCGCTAGTATATTCGGTGGAAAAGGAGCATGGACGGGAAAGGAATATTTACAACTATTAGATGCCGTGGAATTATATGGATTCGGTAATTGGGAATTAATTAGCGAACACGTCGAAACTAGAAGCCCGGAAGGTAAATATTTcgtgtttttttcttataattactTTCAGACAAATATATTTCCTATTCAGAGGTTAAAGAAGAATACATAGCGCGATATCTCGACGGAAATATTGGAAAAGCTACTTTAGCCAGTGTTACTGCTAATAAACCAGCTTTGATTGATC from Diorhabda sublineata isolate icDioSubl1.1 chromosome 8, icDioSubl1.1, whole genome shotgun sequence carries:
- the LOC130447917 gene encoding uncharacterized protein LOC130447917 is translated as MVKMENCCLPENSFRDLWQKIGRCHLSFLELEESNEKIYQRNKLEEYIHDFLCISEHYNKFSFHETSEVFELSAAYKKDYKAAMGFNAIQMYAGNLLAQPWRKEYRQLKTYSGFYKHQVEANLVGAEKMFEAMGYKSCGEGLLILDAPVCPDRVSAISMDCIIAYVECQISKAIWDEVCRTFKISWLEVLEFRKNHICSPEQCANALKCRHHQRQYQEHNVYQSVRCQSIPAPLISPMVPMNHSFPPVSTHHHVGLPLQQDYMVNGGYPIYTVPYNCINNDYLYNVPVPVNNVYSGDVALIPVESNSNSSYDVVDTRTRTAKKLVETEYETTTEQKDSRLEEWDYVYKNLESQGYNKDLGERGDLLSPVISKQQKEIKKVKQTNLDEVVNNLSIYDRPLRVSDVPKKCQKVNEAAKLPPKEKPVEKKPKDEKSMKKKIISKVVAEVKEKWTCKACTFLNESAKCICEMCGKSKNVKDETPIEVGGAECSKCTLVNSKNMQQCEACGTNLEGSPTYI